From the genome of Cognaticolwellia beringensis, one region includes:
- a CDS encoding glycosyltransferase family 9 protein, which translates to MLGQISAPKNLCLLRLSAIGDVCHAVAVVQNIQRQWPDTKITWVIGKIEASLLQGLYGVEFVIFDKRAGLKGYQDLRQNLKGRKFDVLLHMQVALRASIASLCISAKVKIGFDTQRAKEGQWLFTNKKIAKQKQPHVLDGFMGFAKALGLDAPPPLWKMPLADSDQLWASEKLSAANEANKPIAVLCPAASKAERNWHAEGYSQTAEYLIARGFKVVVCGGPTTMEKLLAEAIISRSKLNQSENEIQNLVGKTSLKQLLAVLKLAHLVVAPDTGPAHMAVTVETPVVGLYAHSNPKRTGPYLYAQYVVSAYTSSIQRQYKQSFEQLPWGTRAKGKDLMMQISIADVRKTIERLIHDNYPELG; encoded by the coding sequence ATGCTGGGTCAAATATCTGCTCCGAAAAATTTATGTTTATTGCGATTATCAGCTATCGGAGACGTATGTCATGCCGTTGCTGTAGTGCAAAATATTCAACGTCAGTGGCCAGACACCAAAATTACTTGGGTGATAGGTAAAATTGAAGCGAGTTTATTACAAGGCTTGTATGGTGTTGAATTTGTTATTTTTGATAAACGTGCAGGTTTAAAAGGTTACCAAGACTTAAGGCAAAACCTTAAAGGTCGTAAGTTTGATGTTTTGCTGCATATGCAGGTGGCATTAAGGGCTAGTATTGCCAGTTTATGTATTTCAGCAAAAGTAAAGATTGGCTTTGACACCCAGCGTGCGAAAGAAGGGCAATGGTTATTCACCAATAAAAAAATAGCTAAGCAAAAACAACCGCATGTGCTCGATGGTTTTATGGGGTTTGCAAAAGCACTAGGTCTAGACGCTCCTCCGCCGTTGTGGAAAATGCCATTAGCGGATAGCGACCAGTTATGGGCCAGTGAAAAACTCAGTGCCGCCAATGAAGCTAATAAACCGATTGCGGTGCTATGTCCTGCTGCAAGTAAAGCGGAGCGTAATTGGCATGCTGAAGGTTATTCTCAAACGGCTGAATATTTAATCGCTCGTGGTTTTAAAGTCGTGGTATGTGGTGGCCCAACCACCATGGAGAAGCTGCTTGCTGAGGCGATTATTAGTCGGAGTAAGCTTAATCAAAGCGAAAACGAAATACAAAATCTGGTTGGTAAAACAAGTCTAAAGCAGTTATTGGCGGTATTAAAATTAGCCCATTTAGTGGTTGCACCTGACACCGGTCCTGCACATATGGCAGTGACGGTTGAAACACCTGTTGTGGGCTTATATGCCCACAGCAATCCAAAGCGTACAGGCCCTTACTTATATGCCCAATATGTTGTGAGTGCTTACACTTCATCGATACAACGGCAATACAAACAAAGTTTTGAGCAACTACCTTGGGGCACTCGTGCTAAAGGGAAAGACCTAATGATGCAAATCAGCATTGCTGATGTAAGGAAAACCATTGAACGGCTTATTCACGATAACTATCCAGAGTTAGGGTAA
- a CDS encoding 3-deoxy-D-manno-octulosonic acid kinase encodes MNKPAIVKPCNEKIFQQGNVYCRYDSDDVSAFDPEMLDGNFWQAKNAIVGSAQGRGTTWFIATENAAGIMRNWVLRHYYRGGLIGKVINDQYIYTGIAKTRAAREFDLLKTMRALDLPAPKPVAFRVIKHGLFYRADLLSSRIQNASDLVGILSKHKINQLLWQEIGKVIKSFHQQGIYHHDLNAHNILIDDSDKVWLIDFDQGEQRNNQIKWPEENMARLLRSFRKESHKISNFHWCEKNWQALLNGYQS; translated from the coding sequence TTGAACAAGCCCGCAATTGTAAAACCCTGTAATGAAAAAATTTTTCAACAAGGCAATGTTTATTGTCGTTATGACAGCGACGATGTTAGCGCTTTTGACCCTGAAATGCTTGATGGCAATTTTTGGCAAGCCAAAAATGCCATCGTTGGTAGTGCTCAAGGCAGAGGTACAACATGGTTTATTGCTACTGAAAACGCCGCCGGTATTATGCGAAATTGGGTATTGCGCCATTACTATCGAGGCGGTTTAATTGGCAAGGTTATTAACGACCAATACATCTACACCGGCATAGCAAAAACCCGGGCGGCACGCGAGTTTGATTTACTTAAAACAATGAGAGCATTAGACCTGCCCGCACCTAAACCCGTAGCTTTTCGTGTCATTAAACATGGCTTGTTTTATCGCGCCGATTTATTGTCATCACGCATCCAAAATGCCAGTGATCTGGTCGGTATACTCAGTAAACATAAAATTAACCAACTGCTTTGGCAAGAAATCGGCAAGGTAATTAAATCGTTTCATCAACAAGGTATTTACCATCATGACTTAAATGCACATAACATTTTAATTGATGATAGTGATAAAGTTTGGTTAATCGACTTTGACCAAGGTGAACAGCGAAATAATCAAATTAAATGGCCAGAAGAAAATATGGCTAGATTACTAAGATCATTTCGGAAAGAAAGTCATAAAATCAGCAATTTTCACTGGTGCGAAAAAAACTGGCAAGCGTTATTAAACGGTTACCAGTCTTAA
- a CDS encoding TetR/AcrR family transcriptional regulator, with product MKTRDKIIQASIVLFNEQGERNVTTNHIAADLGISPGNLYYHFRNKEDIILSIYEEYARNLLIETMPEVSPDVKPLDAIILYMDVVFQAMMKFRFFYSNLPVLLAKNPLLHDKYVEVQSFIAQRVSELLLSLREAKMMEFSDEDLPDIVSILRLVNTFWLSFYQTQNNDNEINDAVFYQGVLKILVIIHPYISEGAKSEFLEARAMYRQRCQDSLNVA from the coding sequence ATGAAAACTAGGGATAAAATAATTCAAGCCAGCATTGTATTATTTAATGAACAGGGTGAGCGAAATGTTACCACCAATCACATTGCCGCTGATCTTGGTATCAGCCCCGGTAATCTGTACTACCACTTTCGTAATAAAGAAGACATCATACTTTCAATATATGAGGAGTATGCGCGTAATCTTTTAATAGAAACCATGCCGGAAGTGAGCCCTGACGTAAAACCCCTTGATGCCATTATTTTATATATGGATGTGGTATTTCAGGCGATGATGAAGTTTCGCTTCTTCTACAGTAATTTACCGGTATTACTCGCAAAAAACCCCTTATTGCACGACAAATATGTTGAAGTACAAAGCTTTATTGCCCAACGTGTAAGTGAGCTGTTACTTTCACTACGCGAGGCAAAAATGATGGAGTTTTCTGATGAAGACCTACCAGACATTGTCAGTATTCTGCGTTTGGTAAATACTTTTTGGTTAAGTTTTTATCAAACACAAAATAATGATAATGAAATTAACGACGCGGTATTCTATCAAGGTGTATTGAAAATATTAGTCATCATTCACCCTTACATAAGCGAGGGCGCTAAAAGTGAATTTTTAGAGGCTCGTGCTATGTATCGCCAACGCTGCCAAGATAGTTTAAATGTGGCATAA
- a CDS encoding nuclear transport factor 2 family protein: MLHNWHDLIKNKAVDQVSTLLADDVTLFSPVIHTPIKGKKVVSMYLTAAFHTFLNGTFKYDREFSGDNSAVLEFSLSVNGIDINGIDMITWNEQGKITEFKVMIRPYKALNMINDQMTAMLDKLKQQSVS, translated from the coding sequence ATGCTTCATAATTGGCATGATTTGATAAAAAATAAAGCCGTTGATCAAGTTTCCACCCTGCTTGCTGATGACGTTACCCTATTTTCACCGGTGATTCATACGCCCATAAAAGGGAAGAAAGTGGTCAGCATGTACTTAACGGCGGCTTTTCATACTTTTTTAAATGGTACCTTTAAATACGATCGAGAATTTTCAGGCGATAACTCAGCGGTATTAGAGTTTTCACTAAGTGTGAATGGTATCGACATTAACGGTATTGATATGATCACATGGAATGAGCAGGGAAAAATTACTGAATTCAAAGTAATGATCCGCCCTTACAAAGCCTTAAATATGATTAATGACCAAATGACGGCCATGTTAGATAAACTAAAGCAGCAGAGTGTAAGTTAA
- the coaD gene encoding pantetheine-phosphate adenylyltransferase: protein MSVKAIYPGTFDPVTNGHADLIERASRLFSEVVVGIAASPSKQPHFDLAQRVALLEAVTKHLSNVTIVGFTGLLIDFAKEHQAKVLIRGLRAVSDFDYEFQLANMNRRLAPDLESVFLTPAEKNSFISSTLVKEVALHNGDVGQFVHPIVKQALDKSMRKTK, encoded by the coding sequence ATGTCAGTTAAAGCGATTTACCCAGGTACCTTTGATCCAGTGACTAACGGTCATGCCGATTTGATAGAACGCGCAAGCCGTTTATTTAGTGAAGTTGTGGTTGGTATTGCCGCTAGCCCAAGTAAGCAGCCACACTTTGATCTAGCTCAACGAGTAGCTTTACTTGAAGCTGTAACAAAGCATTTATCGAACGTGACTATAGTAGGTTTTACTGGTTTATTGATAGATTTTGCCAAAGAACATCAGGCGAAGGTACTTATTCGTGGCTTACGTGCTGTTTCTGATTTTGATTATGAATTTCAATTGGCCAATATGAATCGACGTTTAGCGCCCGACTTAGAGTCAGTATTTTTAACACCCGCGGAAAAAAATTCTTTTATCTCTTCGACCTTAGTTAAAGAAGTAGCCTTACATAACGGCGACGTCGGCCAGTTTGTTCACCCTATTGTGAAACAAGCACTTGATAAAAGCATGCGTAAAACTAAATAA
- a CDS encoding cold-shock protein: MSKGIVKWFNADKGFGFITPEDGSKDLFVHHSEIQSGGEYATLADGQAVEFEVGQGQKGPCANKVVAV; encoded by the coding sequence ATGAGCAAAGGTATAGTTAAGTGGTTTAATGCAGACAAAGGTTTCGGTTTTATTACTCCAGAAGATGGCAGCAAAGATTTATTTGTTCATCATTCAGAGATCCAATCTGGTGGTGAATACGCAACTTTGGCTGATGGCCAAGCTGTTGAGTTTGAAGTAGGCCAAGGACAAAAAGGTCCATGTGCAAATAAAGTAGTTGCTGTTTAA